The genomic DNA CTTTGTGTTTTATATATGAAACGTCAAACAACATAAGAAACGTTGAGCAAAATATAGCCGCGACTTTCCGGAAAATGTGAGGAGGGTTATCCCTAAAGCCGGGGCCCTGGATGACCGGGGCTGGCGTGGCGACGCCGTTTCCGGCTTGCCTATCGTTAACCCTGATGCCGTTGGCGATCAGGCAGCGCCTATCCTTCAATGGTTTTATTTAATAACTATTGTTTTATATATGGAACAAAATCAGCGCCCAACCTCCCCGGAACCGGCCCGTGACGTGCTGGACGCCCTTGAGCGCGGGTTTGCCCAGCGCGTGGCCCAGGTGGATGGCGGGCGCGTCGCCTACCGCTGCGGCGGCGGCGCCGGGCCGGTGGTGGTGCTGCTGCACGGCATCAGCTCCGGTGCGGCGTCGTGGCTGCCGTGCGCCAGCCTGCTGGCCGCGCATGCGCGCGTGATCGCCTGGGACGCGCCGGGCTACGGCGACTCTGCCCCGCTGGCGCAGGCGCGGCCGCTGGCCATGGACTATGCGCGGCGGCTCGAGGGCCTGCTGGCGACGCTCGGCGTGCAGCCGGCGCTGGTGGTGGGGCATTCCCTGGGCGCGCTGATGGCGGCCGCCTATGCCGCCACGGCGCGCCAGCTGCCGGGCCGCTTGCTGCTGCTGAGCGTGGCGCAAGGCTACGGCGCGGCCGGCAAGGAAGCGCAGGCCAGCGCGGTGGCCAGCCAGCGGCTGGAAGCGCTCGAGTCGCTCGGCGTCGACGGGCTGGCCCAGCGCGGCCCGACGCGGCTGCTCGGCGAAACGGCCGATGCGGGCGCCCAGGCCTGGGTGCGCTGGAACATGCGGCGGCTCAATCCTGACGGTTACCGCCAGGCCGTGGCAATGCTGTGCGGCGACGACATCGACGCCTACCTGGCGCGGCGCCCCCAACGGCTGCCGACGCAGATCGCCTGCGGCGGCCGCGATGTCGTCACCACGCCGCCCGCCTGCGCGGCCCTGGCCGAACGCTTCGGCCTGCCATTCACGCTGATCCCGGATGCGGGTCATGCCTGCTATATCGACCAGGCCGCCGCCACGGCGCGGCTGATCCGGTCCGTCCTGCCGGCCGGCGAGTGATTCCCGCGGCGGCGTCCTGCCGCCGAGGTTCCCGCACCGGCGGCTCCGCGCCGCCAGCCAATCTCCCCGGTCGCGGGTTAACCCCAGTCAATTTTTACGCCGTCGTTGTCTATAGTCGTACCTGTGTTCAATATCTAAACCAGTGTTTCATTAGTAAAACGTAGCGCGAAGGCTGGCAGACGGCACGGCGCGCACGCGGAACACGGTCCCCCTGCTGCAAGACATGGAGCCAAGCGCAATGGAAAGCCTCTCGTACAACCCGAACCTGGTGCCCTGGGAGCGTCCGGCGCCGAACAACGTCGCAGGCAAGGGCCATATCGAGCGACCCGGCAAGGTCGCCAACATCGTCTGGCAGACCCGCGCCGCCGCGCCGAGCGCGTACGAAAACGCGCTCGGCGACGCGCTCGAGGCCGCCTTCGAAGGCGGTGCGCAGGACCCGCAGGACATCGTGCGCGCGTTCAACGCCGCCGGCTTCCTCACCGTCGACAGCCAGCCCTGGACCGAAGCGCGCTTCCTGTCGGAAATGCGCCGCCTGGGCGCCTGAGCCCCAGCCGCCCCAGCACAGCGTCTTAGCGAGAACCACATGGAATCGAACAAGCAAGCCCGCGCCGAAGCCCGCCTGAACACCGGCCTGCGCAACTACTGGTACCCCGTCGCCGCCTCGTGGGCGGTGACCCATGCCCCGATCGGCATCACCCGCCTGAGCCAGAACATCGTGCTGTGGCGCGACGGCGCCGGCCAGGTGCACGCGCTGGAAGACCGCTGCCCGCACCGCGGCGCGCGCCTGTCGATGGGCTGGAACCTGGGCGACCGCGTCGCGTGCTGGTACCACGGCGTCGAAGTCGGCGGCGACGGCCAGGTCAAGAGCGTGCCGGCGGTGGAAAGCTGCCCGCTGGAAGGCCGCACCTGCGTGCGCAGCTACCCGGTGCAGGAGCGGGCCGGCGCGATCTTCCTGTGGTTCGGCGAGCAGGCCCCGCAGGGCGAAGGCAGCCCCGACGAACTGCGCCTGCCCGAGGAACTGGTCAGCGACGAGCACAGCCACTTCCTGTGCGTGGCGCACTGGGACTGCAACTACCGCTACGCCATCGACAACGTCATGGACCCGATGCACGGCGCCTACCTGCACGCGGTGTCGCATTCGATGGCCTCGGGCGAGAAGTCCGCGGTGATGCAGATCCGCGAGACCGAGCACGGCCTGGTGTTCGAGAAGACCGGCCAGCGCGGCGTCAACTTTGACTGGGTGGAATTCGGCGAGACCGGCACGCTGTGGCTGCGCCTGGCGATCCCGTACCGCGCCAAGGTCGGCCCGGGCGGCCCGTTCGGCATTGTCGGCATGGCCACGCCGGTGGACGAGGACCACTGCATGGTGTTCTTCTGGCGCACCCGCCACGTGCAGGGCTGGGAGCGCGACGTGTGGCGCTTCCTGTATCGCAACCGCCTGGAGCAGCTGCACTGGGACGTGCTCGAGCAGGACCGCGTGGTGCTTGAAATGATGGCGCCGAATGCGCGCGACCACGAGATGCTGTACCAGCACGATGCCGGCATCACGCGCGTGCGCCGGCTGCTCAAGCGCCGCGCCGAGCAGGAAGTCGCCGACGAGCCGGTGGCCGTGCTGAAACCGGCGCAAGCCTCGGGAGCCGCCAGCCATGCCTGAGGCCATCCGGAACAACACGCTGCTGGCCGGCCGCAAGGTGCTGGTCACCGGCGCCGCGCGCGGCCTGGGCCTGGCCTTCGCCACGTCGCTGGCCGAAGCCGGCGCCAGCGTGGCGATGGCCGACATCCTGGCCGAGCGCCTGCAGCAGGAGGCCGACGCGCTGCGCGCCCGCGGCCTGAAGGTGGTGCCGGTCACGCTGGACCTGTCGGATCCCGCCTCGGTGCAGGCTTGCGCCGACGCCGCGGTGAAGGCCCTCGGCGGCCTCGACGGCCTGGTCAACAACGCCGCCGTAACTGATTCGGGCGGCCGCGACGCCGGCGCCATCGATATCGCCACCTGGGACCGCGTGATGAACGTCAACGTGCGCGGCACCTGGCTGATGACCGCGGCGTGCCTGCCGGCGCTGCGCGCCAGCGGCCGTGGCGCGGTGGTCAACCTGGCCTCGGACACGCCGCTGTGGGGCGCGCCCAACCTGCTGGCCTACGTCGCCAGCAAGAGCGCCATCATCGGCATGACCCGCTCGCTGGCGCGCGAGCTGGGCCGCGACCAGATCACGGTAAACGCCGTGGCGCCGGGCCTGACCCTGGTCGAGGCCACCGAATACGTGCCCCAGCACCGGCACGACCTGTACCGCGAGCAACGCGCGATCCAGCGCGAGCAGCTGCCCGACGACGTCTGCGGCGCGGTGCTGTTCGCCCTGTCCGACCTTGCCCGCTTCGTGACCGGCCAGACCCTGGCGGTCAACGGCGGCTTTGTCATGCACTGATCCACCGATCCACCGAAGCCACATCCAAGCAGAAGGAATTCAAATGAGCGATCTTTCCCAACAGCAAAACATCAAGCGTTCCTGGGACCAGCCGGACGGCGCCTCGTTCGACCAGTGGATGGAAAGCCGCGTCGCGCGCTTCTCCACGCGCAAGTACGACTGGGACGCGCTGAAGTTCCAGGCCGACTACGACCCCAAGTACCGCCGCGCGCAGATGCGCTACCTGGGCACCGGCGGCACCGGCGTGGCCGCCGACACCAACACCGTGCCGAGCGAGCACTTCACCTTTTCCACCATGGTGATTCCTGCCGGCCATGAAGGCCCGTCGCACCTGCACACCGACGTGGAAGAGGTGTTCTTCATCCTGCGCGGCAAGGTCAAGCTGATCCTGGAAAAGGACGGCGAGCGCTTCGAGACCATCCTGACCGAGCGCGACCTGGTGTCGGTGCCACCGGGCGTGTACCGCGAGGAAATCAACATCGGCGACGAAGACGTGCTGATGTGCGTGATGCTCGGCGCCCAAAAGCCGATCACGCCGACCTACCCGCCCGAGCACCCGCTGGCGCAGATCAAGCGCTGATGCGCCATCGGCCCGGCCGCACGCACTGACTTATGAGCACCCACGCCATCCCGACCACGCCCGCCGCCAGCGAGACCCCGGACAAGTACATCGTCCCGGGGCTGGAGCGCGGCCTGCGCCTGCTCGGCGAGTTCAGCAGCAAGGACCGCGCGATGTCGGCAGCGGAACTGGCGCGCCGCCTGAAGGTGCCGCGCTCGACCGTGTTCCGCCTGCTGGCCACGCTGGAAATGCTGGGCTTCGTCGAGCGCGCCGACGGCGGCCGCGATTTCCGGCTGGGCATGGCGGTGCTGCGGCTCGGCTTCGAGTACCTGGCGTCGCTGGAGCTGACC from Cupriavidus taiwanensis includes the following:
- a CDS encoding alpha/beta fold hydrolase, coding for MEQNQRPTSPEPARDVLDALERGFAQRVAQVDGGRVAYRCGGGAGPVVVLLHGISSGAASWLPCASLLAAHARVIAWDAPGYGDSAPLAQARPLAMDYARRLEGLLATLGVQPALVVGHSLGALMAAAYAATARQLPGRLLLLSVAQGYGAAGKEAQASAVASQRLEALESLGVDGLAQRGPTRLLGETADAGAQAWVRWNMRRLNPDGYRQAVAMLCGDDIDAYLARRPQRLPTQIACGGRDVVTTPPACAALAERFGLPFTLIPDAGHACYIDQAAATARLIRSVLPAGE
- a CDS encoding cupin domain-containing protein, translated to MSDLSQQQNIKRSWDQPDGASFDQWMESRVARFSTRKYDWDALKFQADYDPKYRRAQMRYLGTGGTGVAADTNTVPSEHFTFSTMVIPAGHEGPSHLHTDVEEVFFILRGKVKLILEKDGERFETILTERDLVSVPPGVYREEINIGDEDVLMCVMLGAQKPITPTYPPEHPLAQIKR
- a CDS encoding aromatic ring-hydroxylating oxygenase subunit alpha; this encodes MESNKQARAEARLNTGLRNYWYPVAASWAVTHAPIGITRLSQNIVLWRDGAGQVHALEDRCPHRGARLSMGWNLGDRVACWYHGVEVGGDGQVKSVPAVESCPLEGRTCVRSYPVQERAGAIFLWFGEQAPQGEGSPDELRLPEELVSDEHSHFLCVAHWDCNYRYAIDNVMDPMHGAYLHAVSHSMASGEKSAVMQIRETEHGLVFEKTGQRGVNFDWVEFGETGTLWLRLAIPYRAKVGPGGPFGIVGMATPVDEDHCMVFFWRTRHVQGWERDVWRFLYRNRLEQLHWDVLEQDRVVLEMMAPNARDHEMLYQHDAGITRVRRLLKRRAEQEVADEPVAVLKPAQASGAASHA
- a CDS encoding SDR family oxidoreductase — protein: MPEAIRNNTLLAGRKVLVTGAARGLGLAFATSLAEAGASVAMADILAERLQQEADALRARGLKVVPVTLDLSDPASVQACADAAVKALGGLDGLVNNAAVTDSGGRDAGAIDIATWDRVMNVNVRGTWLMTAACLPALRASGRGAVVNLASDTPLWGAPNLLAYVASKSAIIGMTRSLARELGRDQITVNAVAPGLTLVEATEYVPQHRHDLYREQRAIQREQLPDDVCGAVLFALSDLARFVTGQTLAVNGGFVMH
- a CDS encoding recombinase-like helix-turn-helix domain-containing protein, coding for MESLSYNPNLVPWERPAPNNVAGKGHIERPGKVANIVWQTRAAAPSAYENALGDALEAAFEGGAQDPQDIVRAFNAAGFLTVDSQPWTEARFLSEMRRLGA